The following coding sequences are from one Myxococcales bacterium window:
- a CDS encoding phospho-N-acetylmuramoyl-pentapeptide-transferase → MLFYLFYDILAKYDALSWMRVFRYTSMRIIAAAITALIISFVVGPWFIEKLKSRQIGQQIRDDGPQSHLKKAGTPTMGGSLILMCLVASTLLWCDLASPFVWLALSVTVAFGAIGFADDYAKVSKKNTKGVSGKVRLLLEFAIAAAAMSYLCYSDMLPEAIRLKLQLPFTNFYADTGYFLPAWAYIGFGSIVIVGTANAVNLTDGLDGLAIGPAIMNAGTFLILAYIAGATTTIVAGGQEQTIAQYLHVAHIRGADDLAIFCAALFGAGVGFLWYNSYPASVFMGDVGALSLGGAIGMLAVLTKNEMVLLLVGGVFVMEALSVIIQVGSFKLRGKRVFKMAPIHHHFELKGWPEPKIIVRFWMISLLLSLLAIGTLKLH, encoded by the coding sequence ATGCTGTTCTATCTCTTCTACGACATCCTGGCCAAGTACGACGCGCTGTCGTGGATGCGCGTCTTTCGCTACACGTCGATGCGCATCATCGCCGCCGCGATTACGGCGCTCATCATCTCCTTCGTGGTCGGCCCGTGGTTTATTGAAAAACTAAAGTCGCGCCAAATTGGCCAGCAAATCCGCGACGACGGCCCACAATCGCATCTCAAGAAGGCGGGCACGCCGACCATGGGCGGCTCGCTGATCCTAATGTGCTTGGTCGCTTCGACGTTGCTTTGGTGTGATTTGGCCTCGCCGTTTGTGTGGCTGGCGCTCTCGGTCACCGTCGCGTTCGGCGCGATTGGGTTTGCCGATGACTACGCCAAGGTTAGCAAGAAGAACACCAAGGGCGTCTCCGGCAAGGTTCGCCTTTTGCTCGAGTTCGCCATCGCCGCCGCCGCGATGTCGTATCTCTGCTACAGCGACATGCTGCCCGAGGCGATCCGGCTTAAGCTGCAGTTGCCGTTTACGAATTTCTATGCCGATACCGGCTACTTCTTGCCGGCTTGGGCCTATATCGGCTTCGGCTCGATCGTCATCGTCGGCACCGCCAATGCGGTCAATCTCACCGATGGCCTCGATGGCTTAGCCATCGGGCCCGCCATCATGAACGCCGGCACGTTTCTGATTCTCGCCTACATCGCGGGCGCTACCACCACGATCGTCGCGGGCGGCCAGGAGCAAACCATTGCGCAGTATCTGCATGTTGCGCACATTCGGGGCGCCGACGACCTCGCCATTTTCTGCGCCGCGCTGTTTGGCGCCGGCGTAGGGTTTCTTTGGTACAACTCCTATCCCGCCTCGGTCTTCATGGGCGACGTTGGCGCGCTATCGCTCGGCGGTGCCATCGGCATGCTGGCGGTGCTCACCAAGAACGAAATGGTCTTGCTCTTGGTCGGCGGCGTCTTCGTGATGGAGGCCCTTAGCGTCATCATCCAGGTCGGCTCATTCAAGCTGCGCGGCAAGCGCGTCTTCAAGATGGCGCCGATTCACCACCACTTCGAGCTCAAGGGCTGGCCCGAGCCAAAAATCATTGTGCGCTTTTGGATGATCAGCCTGCTGCTCTCCCTGCTCGCCATCGGCACGCTTAAGCTGCACTAG